aaacccacgtgaacacagggagaacatacagcaCCGACTCCAGGTTCAGCAGTTCATGCCCCATGGtcttctgggaaatgtagttcaaaATACTGCACCACAGGTTTGGTCTGAATACTATATATAATAAGGATattatgttactgtatatgattatgAGTGATTCCTGGTCTTGGAGAATTGTTACGTATATATTGATATATGGACCAAATGAGATTTGGGAAGAGACTTGATTCAGGTGTATAAGCTACTAAGGGGTAGTATACTAAAATTTAGAATGGAGAAGAGGAGAAGCTACTTAAAACAAAGAGTGGTAGATGACTCTTCCCAGTCGGGTGGTTGAGGAGTTTTGAGTAACGGCTCAACCGAGCTAACCGCATGAGTAAGATGGCTTGACTTTTGCATCTCACATTTGTATCTGTTTCATCACACAAAGATAAACTTCAGCATGGAGTCAGCACGATCGGTCTTCCAAAACGAACGATCGATAAACGTGCCCacaagctgaaggaaatgaaggGAGGAAGGCAAACGAGAATCAAAGAGCTCAGACTGGTGGATGTCAAGGAGACTTTGCTGAGTTAGAAGAGGTTAATCTCCAGTCTTGAGATATACAAGAAACTGAGACCTCAGCTTATACATGCTTGCTAGAATTGTAGGGAAACTCCTCGACAGAACATTACTGAAGAGCCAGCTTGTGGCACCTGACCAGCAGAATAAAACTGGAGCTGTTACTGACTGTGTGCAAAAACCTGGAAACAACCGGGGAGTTTCCACCTCCAGGGAATCAGGCTGGAGTTTCCAGCGAGACATGAGTAGAGCTTGATCTGGGAAGCTGCCAAGTGGTCAGGCATTCTGAAAGGGCagagctgcagtacacacaggCAGCTGAGAAACAAGAACATGCCTGAGGTCCCAGGTTGAAACGTAAAGAGGGAAAATGATCCTACTTTGGGGACAAATCCGAAATACCTGCAGAGAATACCTACAAATATGAATCTTTCTTTTGTTTAGGATGCCATTAGGATGCCAAGTCACCTGTCCCTCCTCTGACAGAGACAGGGGGACAGGAAGAGGGGGAGGTCACCAGTCTTATATATTAGTAGCAATTATCTaacccagtggttctcaaactttttggaccaagtaccacccctattCCAACCAAatcatccaagtaccacctacaagtcatcatctcataggaaccccagaaattctcaatgaccaacatgagcgcgcgtgcacacactcacatacacatataataaatataataataataaactttgtttgctATATTAAGATATggtttctcaaagtgttttacaggaaaaaaaacaacaacataaaaataaaaaagcaccatttcagtgagaggggtgagcctgtttagtcgagcaaagcagatgtgaattaatttttcgagccttgatacaattcacaacagtttAACATCGTCAGGCATtgtcttgacggcaaaggtctcgcggtggatgttgcaatgaaaccattaacgtctggagcaacctctctaattcgtgcaactacaccgctgtgtcggcttgtcattgctccagcaccgtctgtacaaactcagacgcattttatccagtcgatgccattctcttcgataaattcattcagaagctgaaatacgtgctctcctgtagttcctgttggtagcggcttacagaacagaaagtcctcacgggacgtaccctcaaactcgtatctaacataaacgagcaaattggccaaatcgactacagactcatctaattgcagtgaaaaacatctgctcatcttaacgcgcgctgtcagcgtacttttgatataatccttcatttcaataattctatgaatgactgtgtctttcatggggagcagcaggtcgagctgttcatCAGCTTTTTCTGCACAcaaaatagtgtggggcttacatgctttagcaatccgcaagcttgcatttttccacatttccgtttttatttcagtgtttattttaagtatttatttcatgcgcatgggagagaaacacagagacgctcggtgtatttttctcaaatttacttagaacagttcttaaatatttttctgttatttttcacgctttcctgtgctcacaagattaccagcgttcgtagcacgcatttctatgcattcctgtgtttacaacgttggcattgttccaaaatcacgcacattctcctttttcCCTATTTGctagagatacagtagctttttttaaatacaattggtcacttgcgtccatagcacacattcctatagagtggtatagaattacagagtatctcttgtgtccactgaagtataagcgcgcactgtatcgtagtatgtaggctgtgtattcgacacgtataaaaatacaaaatatgaaaacccgtcccgatttttttcagcgcacacaacacagttccagggtcatttggcgtaccacctggcggcaagccacgtaccactgcaggtacgcgtaccacagtttgagaaccactgatctaacCTACCACGCAAATGCTGTTTGGCCAGGGATCCTAACTATAGCCCAAACTCCAATGGAGAAGGCAGCAAACTCCGTTAGGAAGAGCATAGTGCTTCATCACAATGGTTTGCTTTGACTTCACTGGAGGTAGAGCGTATTGAATTTGACAGTTTCTGGATGAATGAGGCACCATATCACAGTTTATAGTGATATCCAGGCAGGGCTCTGCGATCTGGATGAACTGCATTTCAAATGGATAGGATGAACAAGAGCTGACTGTCGCAAACCACTGACATTGCTCAGCGATGCACTTGGCCCATAAATGTAACATGCACACCATTTGACCTCTTTACAATAATAAGTTTCAATTGCACTGTGTGCGATACGGGAGATCTCAGAGAGATTTTGAAGTAATGGAATTCAGTTGTGGGTGATTGAAGACCTTTGTCTACATGTCTGCTGGAAAATATGCAGTTTGTAGGGGTGAACCGCATCTGATTTCCTTTAAAGGTCCTCATTATTTATCAAGACTGCTCAGAAAATGGTCTAGCAAAATGGTTTTTAGTCTTCCTTTCCTAGCCTACTGCGCCTTTAGACCCTTTTGAAGTTATTTTTGAACACCCTCTCATATTGTCAGTGACCTAGATTCTTCGCGCTATCAGGCTGTCCAGTGGCTTTGTGCTGTGATCCTCAGTGGACTCTTGGTAATCTTTGAGGTTAGCAGACAGGACATTGTCTGGCCAAGTCACAGAACTGCCTCTCCTGTGCATATGTCGATGCACAAGGATGTGGGTAACCAGAAGCTTTCTGTAGAAGTGTCAGAATTAGATTTTGACCACATGTCAACTATACGCCACTGCTAAACTAGAGCATTTCCGTTCTATTCAAAAAGAGGGGAAGCAGAGTGCAGAAAACCTTTAAGATCAAGATCTCCCTGAAGCTTCACTCTGCAGTTTTCTTTTGAGCTTCTGACGTGGTGCTTGTTTCAGGTAAGTCAGAACACGACCACTCCTGGAGTAATTCGATCTGCACACAAATATCTTTATGGCTCTGTTTGCTCTTAAGAACCAAATGGCGCTGATCTGAAGCAGCGGAGCTGTAGTTTGTACCAGATCAGTCTCTTCTGCAAACCTGTCAATTCATCTTTCAAATGGATGCATTCTTTCGTTTTCAGAAATTGGCTGTTAATATTGGGCCCCATGCTTAAATATCCTCTAAATGTGTGTAATTtgcattttgcagttttattcaTGGAGTTAGGATTActttacaattattaattgttctGGATATGACcctatttttaaaatctctgcACTACTTGTAAGCTTGAAACTACACATTTCAAAAGAAGTGAATACGAGTATTCCAAATGTGAGATATGTCTTTGTCATAGACAATTTGATTTCTGCTGCAGGTCATTTATAATTTACCTAAGGAGGACTACAATGTACCTAAGTCTTCTTTGTTATCACCCATCTAATATGACACTATTTTACATTACAGCTGATCAATGCAGAACTTAGAGTATTGTAAGGCAATACTGtacttattcttattatttctgTTGTCCCAACAGAAGGAAAACATCAAACTAGATGTGAGTCTTTCTGCCCAATTTCTGTACTCAACATGTACCACAAGATTTAAGCTCAAAATATGAccaaaaaataatagaaaaggtTACTTTAGCTAATAAATTTAGATCAAACCGGATTTATtcagaacagaaaaacacaagatAACCTCAGATCCACCTTCCATATTTTGAAGCATATTGATGATCAAAAGAATAAGTAAGAGTAAGTAAGACAGCACTGAACGCAGACAATGTCCTGCTGTATATGAGTGATTCTAAATAATCATTTGTCAGGTTTGAGGATGTCCTGGCGAAATTCGGTCAGACATTGGGGTATAGATTaaacatagaaaaaaatgttatttgctaTAATTATAACCCAAAAAATGAATTAAGAGAAAAAATTAAGCTAGTTTGCCAAGCTTAATCCCATCCATGAAGTATTTGGAAGTGCATTTATCAAAAGACTTATCAAAGCTATTTAATTCAAACTAAAACCCTTTAGCTCATAAAATAATAGGTGACCTACTGTAGCTGTCTGGAGTCTGCTCCTTCTCTCATTGGTATCTAGAGTGGAAGTTATTAAAAGTCCTACCACGACTATTATACCTGTCAGTCTCTTCTGTAGGAGATCTCTACAGAACACTTAAACAGATGGGATAAATTGGATAGATTGACTCCAGAATTCATTTGGAACAGAAAAAAGCcaagaattaaaattaaaactctaCAATTAACTAAGGGGAAAGGTGGCCATGTCTAAATTCATATTACCAAGCAGCCTGACTTACAGTAGATATCTAATCTGTCGGTGTGATCGAGATGATAGTGTAAACTGAATTTTTATAGTGCAAAATAACTACTTTATAGCcattttatattgatttaaaaaattacatttattaccAAACAAACTAAGATATTATCAaaactgtatattaatattgaatatatgaaaaaaaagttcaacaGAATATATCAAAATTCATATTCAGGATATATTAAACCCAGCCCTAACATTCAAGTAAACCGGAGAGGAAGGAGTTCACGGTGTTGGAGGCTAAGTGGAGATCAAGTAGCGACTCAATCAAACATATTCTGGTCGTGtttaaaaatactggaaatctaTACCTTTAGTCCTTAATAATATAGTAAACCTAGACATATCGTTTGAATTCTCCATTCTGTATTTGTGTAATTTTACTGTTGATTACTTGGAAGTTAAGGACAGGCATTTACTAGAAATTGTCTTAgttgaaaagaagaaataaatcacCAGAAAATCGTTTACTAAAAAAACTCAACATCTGAACAATGGATCAATGTTGGCGTGGAGAGGTTTGGGAAATACCGGCAAGCCTGGATTTCGTTTTTAATAATGGTATTTCCATATGTAACCTTGCATCTATGCTGGCATAATGTAAATCGCTAATTACATGAAGatataactgtaaaataaaaacatgaaagatTACTTTGACATTTTGAATAAAGCCTACCTGTAAATCCTTtcattgttttataaaaagttagaaaatactccaccctaaaaaaatagtgctATGTTTATCAGTAGCTTCTTTAACACATTTTCTGATTTAATCATTTAGTGGGTTTATGGCTAACTACTTTAAAAGATACTGTACGAACTGTGTGTATGGTCAGAAGACATAAGTCATCCTCCCTTATAGGATCGGTAAAATCCTAATGCATTTGCTTTGTGTTAAATTTAAacctgtttaaatttaaaatatatctaaTGTTTATGCACGCAGGTGCAAAATGTGTCTATTAGTGCTTTGACATCCTTTGCACATTTACTGGTTCACCACAAGGCTCTGCTTTTTTTACCCTCCTTTTTATCTTATATACTGATGAACGTTGGAGCAGCATGAAAATCATTATATCAAGCTTGCCGATGACAGTGTATtagtctctctcctctcaaaaCCCAGCAGTACTGTACGAAAGGAAAGCATCAGGAACGCCTGCTTTTATTTCACCTTTGACCTTAAGAAATGTTCGGGGAAATATtcccactatactgtaaaagaggcgccgtccttcggatgagacgtaaaaccgaggtcctgactctctgtggtcattaaaaatcccagggtgtttctcgaaaagagtcgGGGTTTAACCCTggggtcctggccaaatttcccattggcccttaccaatcacggcctcctaataatccccatctctgaactggcttcattgaGTCATTAACCTTGCTTTGAGTTTCTCTCAGTTTCAGGTTCTCAGAAGTATTTCCTCAGTGTTTCTTGATCTTCAGTTTCCAGTTCCTCAGTTGCCATGGCCACTAATCACCTCAGACCTCAGACCTCAGGCCTCTGCTCTGCCTGCTTCAGCTGCACAACTACTGCCTCGGCTGTTTCCTCAGTCTCGGCTCTGCTTGTCCTCTTCAGTGTTGTCATTGAATATATTATCTTGATTGCCGTGTATCTGGGCTCGTTGACTCTAATTTTTTGCTGAGCCCGTTTCAACACCTCGTCGGGCCTGGCATAAAAAAATGAACCACAGAGTTGCGTGGAGCTGTGCTTGTCCTAAGGGAGGCAATGGGTATGAAACCACAGTGTGAGGATGTTTCCATGTTATAATCAAATACCAGAGCGTGTTGCATCTGGGAGATCGGCGTTGTCTCTCAAAGGTAGACCGAGCCCGGCTGGATTTTCTGTCCCTGTGAGCTGGGTTTACTGACGCAGAGAGAATGCTTGTGTGTCTTCCTGCAGGACAGCCCTCATGGCTGCAGCAGCTGTCTTCCACACTCCCAGCGAGGTGATCGCTCTGGCACCAGGACAGGTGCCTGGGGGCGCTCAGTTTACCACTGGTACCATTTGCCAGTATGTGCCTTCCTCCGTCGTCTGTCAGGGGCAAGCTGACCTGAAGAAATTTCTGACTGGAGAGCCAAAAGCGCTGGGAGTAAGCTACCCCCGTCCCTCTCTCGTCCGCCTCCTCTCCTGCATTCTGCCTCTTTGTCTGCCAGATCCTGTATTACTGTAGTACTAGAAATATGCTGCCCTTTAAGTCTTCTTTTTCAAGTCCTAAACATCGAGGTGCAAGTACAGTAAAGGTAGGAACTGGTGTTCAGGGGTCAGTAGTCGCTTTGCTTCTTAGGGAAAGCGTGGGGAAGATATTTAAGAACTAAGGAATTCATTCTCCTTTCCTTCCGGGTTGGTCGCCTCACGGGGGCGTGTTTGTGAGCGTGTGGTTTTTTCTGCAGGTGGTCCAGATCATGATTGCGGTGGCGCTTGTATTGCTGGGCGGGATCCAGATTGTTGCACTGCAGGTTACAGTTGGAATCCCGGGGATCCccttctggggtgctgtgtttGTAAGccccttcttttctttttgtgcgCATATGAAACATTTTGCAAACCGATGAGAAGGGGGGGGGAAGGCAGACTAAAAGCTATGGAAAGTGAAATCCCACTGATGTTGTCTGTTGAAGGGggaacaagacttttcctggaATTTCTTACAACCTCCAGCTAGGAGCAGATGTGGGCACTAAATATAGGAAAACAGGACTAAAATTTATGATTACTTCACTTTCATTTCTTAATTGACAATCCTTATAGCTAAACAACAACATACTATACATACAGCAATGGAAATCTCCTTTTTGTTGAGAACATCCACTTCCATTCATATCCTCATCAGCCCTGGGATCCCCAGAGGTTTCTATAATcagtgttttttgttgttgttttcctcTCCTGTGGTCACCTGTTGCTATATTGTCAATATCTACataattctgtaaagtgctctgTGGTAAACAATTGAGAAAGGCTCTATAAAAGATTCATTGATTCTAAATTGGAGATGTGGATTCTAATTAACCTACTATGTAGGTAGGGCATTGCCCCCTGAGTATAATCACACTGCTGATAATTGCACTATTATGTTTGGACAGCTGTGTTTCAGCACGAGGACCCTTGGGTTCACTTCATCATTCTAATACATGCGTTTCTAAAAGATGCTCTTGGAAATGTGAAATCTAACCAAAGAAACGTCTTTACCAACAGTACATCGTCTCCGGATCTCTTTCTGTTGCAGCGAGCAACTATCCTAGATCTGCCTTGGTGAGTTCGCCACTGGTTTAGATTAGAATTGAGATATGTGGAGCTGGGTTTGGGCTCCTGCACAGCAGATATCCCTAGTGCAGAGGTTTAGCACCGATGTCACTGCAGGATTGGAGTTTCAAACAGATGTTCAGGAGAATGTCAGATCTCGGTCTCACTTCTGCCTCCTTTAGGAGAAATATCACACATTTGTGACTCGCTTGTGTGTTTCACTTTTTTACATCCTTCTTCTGCCCATCTTCATCCTTGGAGCTGCTCCCTGACTCATTCCTTATGAAATGAGATGGGGTGAGGTTGGAGAAGGACGTCTTCTCCACCCTTAATTAGGATTTGACAGGTCTCCTCCTTCTCCCCATGCAGTACAAGGCTGCCTGGAAGATGAGTTTTACTGATTTATTGGCAAGTGttaatgtatgtaaaaaaaataattggcagTTCCAAATTGGATATCTTTGCAGCACAATGACAACTATGGGAAATGAAAATCCTGTTTGTCCAAAATGTAAAACTTCAGTGAGACCCAATAAGCAATTAATTTTTTATGTGTCTCATTGACTATACACACCAGGGgcttctacatttctgtatggtAAATTGTACCTGTGCTTCTGAGTATCCACACCTCTGAGACACAACCAAGCtgtattttcatttataatCCTGTACTTTGAGACTTTTTTCTCATTGTTGTATTCCAGATCAATGGAGCCCTGGCCatgaacattttcagtagtgttGTGGCTTGCATCGGCGCAGTCCTCAGtggaattaatattgttattcatAAATCTTATGATTACACAAACAGATATAATAGCATGGTAAGAGGACAGCAATGCTGTCTTACTTTGAAATCTCTGAACTGTGAAAGTTGTAAAGGCAATGAGAAAAGGCCACATTTAATTGTAAACAACAAACCCAAAGCAGATTAACCTCTGGTTTCAATTTAATCCTGGCAACAAATGAGAAAAGCAGTTTCGCCAGTTAAAAAGCTTCCAGATTAACATGAACATGAACaaaggagggaaaaaaactgtCGTGTCACAATGTGAAACACTTGTGAATAcattctttgaagaaaaaaaaaataaaaataagaagttAGTCTGGTACTACAGGGACCAGTTTTATTTACGGATGCTGCACATCCTAGTTTATTGGTTTTGGCAAATTTTAGTTtaagttatgtttttttataacagGGAACCCTACCTACCTCCTTGCCTGCCTTTCTAATAACAGACCTGTCAAATATGCAGACATACAGCAGTGTGTTCTTAATTGTTCTTACAAGCAGTAAAAGTGGACTTTTAAATCATAATCAGGTTTAGGGAAAAACACCCGTTATGTAAAATTTAAGTGGAAAGTACAACATTCAGATAGGAAGAACGACTATGATTGACACTGTggtttcagttcctggggtgctgtctgtgtggagtttgcatgttctccccatatttgcatgggtttcctctcacactgcagtgaaatgtctgctgcacaacctgtacttattccctcatgtgggtttcctgggagttctctggtttcctcccacagtccaaaaacaaactGGTCCTTAATTAGCTGCTGTAAagctggccctgctgtgagtgtgccTGTTTGTGCCCTCTGTTGGAATAGTGGCCCGTTTTTGTTAACTAGACAGCGGGGAGGATCAATAAAGCCTAGCAGTAATGTCTGGATAGATAATTCAAAGAACAGAACGTAAATCAAACTAAATACAACAGCAAGGACTTGTTATACCTCTGCCACAGCACAGAGGAGATCTGTTTGACTTATCAGTTTGGTCTGAAGGGAatgtaatacaaaccaaaaacagaCAATGGAACAAAGGCGATTACCTGGAAGCTTAGACCTCACAGCTTGGGCCTAATCGCGGTGATGTTTCTTCAGCTGCAGTGGTCGACAGTGTCCATGTCCATGGGCCTGAGTGCTGCGATGCTGATTCTCTCCATGCTGGAGCTTGCTGTGGCCGTCTCCACAGCTATCTTCTGCTGTAAAGCCACCTGCTGCAGCTCCTCTCCGCCGGTAAGGCCGCCttaaaaaataccatttaactTGAGCGTTTGAAACCTCGAAAATACCACCTCTGGATTAACATTGATCCCAGTTTCATGGGGGGGGGGAAGGCTGAAGCAGAGTGAGAATCCTATAGATGTCAAGAAGAAAAGAGAGGGGTCAGGACTTAAAGAGCAATTGTCTAGTGCAGCTAtttcagaacagaaagtcctcggCATTAGTGTGACAATGGTATTTCAGGAGCAGCCTGTGTTAGTGATGCACAtagaactacatttcccatgtTGCTACTGGGTGGTTTCAGGAATAACTTCCTGTAAATGGTTCCAAATATTGAAAACTCTACATTGACTAAAAAGTGtgaaaagaaagtgaaaatCCTTCTTGCATCTGCACCACGAAGGTCAATTTGGGCTCCAACGGCCATTCGCTGGGTTTTGAGCGCCTCGATTCGTTATCTTCCTTGAAGTTACAAACGTAACAGGAAATCGTTTTTTCTTATATTGTGGCCCCAATGCTGTTTTTCAGCACACCATTCTTCTCCAGCAAGTAACCAGCCAGCCGGCTCCAGGACCTGTGCAGAATGTGACCTACCCTCCTCTGGCTCAGTCTCCCTGCCCCAGTGCTCCTCTGATCAACAACGTCCAGAACGCTCCTCCGTCTTACTCCAAGGACTGAGTCCAGCAGAAAGCATCCCTGCCTTGCTGAGCATCTGTGTCTGCAATGTGCTTCTTTTCCTCTAGAGCTCCTGTCCTCTGTATAACATAAGTATGACTTAAAATTTACAGACaactactgtacctacagttACTTATCAGATGTTAATTCATAAATGATTTCTTCTGGGTGGGTCTTGAAGGATTTTCGCCTTCAACAGCAtgactggatagcttgttccatactcctcctgccctttgtgtaaagaagtgcctcagaTCTACtcgcaaatgtatttttaattgcagAAGTAGTATTGGCAGCACTGCCATAGCGTCCATCTACTTAAACAGTCTTCGCTGTTGCAAAAACAACTGTAGCTCTGATAATTATttctcacatttatttttagaattttctgTGGATTTCTGGGAAAGAGCTGTTGTTCGCTGGTGGAACTGCACTGTTTTTAATGACCTATTTTCTTGTAATCTTACGGTTTTAAGTTAAATGACCTTACTAccagtgcaaaataaaaaaaaaaggcattggggagtttaattactgtatatgctctaGCTTTTATATACAGAAAGCATGAGAGGAGgacttttttaattactttcattttttttaatatcattaTATATGAGACAGAGTATCTATATACAGATATAAAAAATGGCTGAGCTACACATCAGTTTTTGTATGTAAAATCATAACAAAAATGATAATATACTGTCTGTAACAccctgttattattttttatttatgaacaTATAAAAACAATGTATCAAAAGgtgcaaacatgtttttcaatacAATccgatcactttattagccctatacaatttcttgcattaggaatttgtcttttcgcagaccccagcttgctctccatgagacacacagacagggagagaagctgggggtcagagcgcagggtcagccatttatacaggcACCCTgttggggttaaaggccttgctcaggggctccaacagagtaggatttctctgccagccacgggatttgaaccggcaacctttcagccacaggtgcagatccttagccacagagccaccacccCAAAGCCTGCGTGTAGATGCCAGGAATGAACCCGAGGCCTCATACGTGCAAAGCATGCACTCTAACACTGAGCCACATCCCCCTAAATGCTCTAAATAGATTGTATTTTGGAACCACATTTAGTGGACTGCAATAGATTCATCTTTTACTTTGCACAGTGCTCTTTTCTTAAGGAcctccaatacaaaaaatacaaacagtaaAAGTTACTATAAGCATCATCTACAGAAGCTTATTAGcgccacagagaaaaacaaatactggGT
This DNA window, taken from Lepisosteus oculatus isolate fLepOcu1 chromosome 23, fLepOcu1.hap2, whole genome shotgun sequence, encodes the following:
- the LOC102694391 gene encoding membrane-spanning 4-domains subfamily A member 4D-like: MAAAAVFHTPSEVIALAPGQVPGGAQFTTGTICQYVPSSVVCQGQADLKKFLTGEPKALGVVQIMIAVALVLLGGIQIVALQVTVGIPGIPFWGAVFYIVSGSLSVAASNYPRSALINGALAMNIFSSVVACIGAVLSGINIVIHKSYDYTNRYNSMLQWSTVSMSMGLSAAMLILSMLELAVAVSTAIFCCKATCCSSSPPHTILLQQVTSQPAPGPVQNVTYPPLAQSPCPSAPLINNVQNAPPSYSKD